The genomic stretch ACCGACATCGCGGTGCGTGCGGGTGTCAAGGCCGTGTGGAATTTCACGCCGACGGAACTGCAGGTGCCTGCGGGCGTGTACGTGCGCAACGAGCAGATCGTCGCCGGATTCATGGCGATTTCGTATTACCTGAAAACGCTGTCGCGGACGCCCGACACCGACGCCGTCTGATCCCCGCGCCGGCACCTTCCGCTGCCGGCCGCGCGGTTAATGGAAGATGTCGTTGTAGAGGACAAACACCATGAGCCCGATCAGCAGAAGCCATCCGGCGTACAGCAGATAGTACTGCACTTTCTGCGGGATCTCCCTGCGGAAGATCAGCTCGTACATGAGGAAGATCACATATCCGCCGTCGAGGGCGGGGAAGGGGAAGATGTTGATCACCGCCAGACTGATGCTCAGTATGGCGACCAGCGACAGGAAACTCGCGATACCGACCTCGGCCTGCTGTGCGGCCATGCGCGCAATTTTCACCGGACCGCCTATCGACTGGCGGAAGCTGGCCTTCCCGATGATGATGTCCCAGATGTTTGTGACCGTCATCGAGGTGATGGTCCAGAATCCCTTCACACTTGCGGTAAACGCCTCGAAGACGCCGTAGCGCAGCTCTTCCTTCGGGCCCTCGATCGCGCTGAACAGCGCGATGCCGATCTTGCCCTTCTCATTCGGTGTCACCGATCCGCGCAGCGTGTCGCTCTTGCGCAGCCAGGTTGCCGAGACAGGTTTGCCGGGGAAGGCGCCCAGTATCGCGATCACATCCTCGGATGTGCGCACAGTCTGGTTGTTGATGCTCAGCAGGGCGTCGCCGGGCTGTATGCCCGACTTCGACGCGGGCAGCCCGTCCTCGACCGCGTTGATGCGCGGCCTGCTCCCTGGAGCGTAGATGCCGAATCGTTTGTCGCCGAGTGCCTCGATGGCGGTTCCCGGAACCGTGATCACGCTCTGTTCGCCGCCGCGATCGACGGTGATGCGCGCCCCTTCGGCGCCGCTCTCGAGCACGATGGCATTTTCCACATTTTCCCAGTAGCGGGCCTGCTCGCCGTTCACCGACAGGATGCGGTCGCCGTCGCGCAGCCCGGATCGTTCGGCCAGTGAACCCGGCTGCACATATCCGATGGTGGTGACGGGATGCACGTCGCGACCGCGCGCGAGATTCAATCCCCAGAAAATCATCACGGCGAGAACGACGTTCATGAACACGCCCGCGGTGATCACGATAAAACGCTGGTACAGCGGTTTGGAGCGGAATTCCCACGGCTGCGGTTCCGACCGCATGGTTTCATTGTCGAAACTCTCGTCGATCATGCCGACGATTTTGACAAAGCCGCCGAACGGAATCCAACTGATGCAATAATCCGTCTCGCCGATTTTTTTCCCGAACGCGCGTGGTCCGAGTCCGATCGAGAATCGGTCGACACGCATGCGGAAGAGCTTCGCGGCGGAGAAA from Ignavibacteriota bacterium encodes the following:
- the rseP gene encoding RIP metalloprotease RseP; this encodes MEFFSQTFYFILIISVLVLVHELGHFSAAKLFRMRVDRFSIGLGPRAFGKKIGETDYCISWIPFGGFVKIVGMIDESFDNETMRSEPQPWEFRSKPLYQRFIVITAGVFMNVVLAVMIFWGLNLARGRDVHPVTTIGYVQPGSLAERSGLRDGDRILSVNGEQARYWENVENAIVLESGAEGARITVDRGGEQSVITVPGTAIEALGDKRFGIYAPGSRPRINAVEDGLPASKSGIQPGDALLSINNQTVRTSEDVIAILGAFPGKPVSATWLRKSDTLRGSVTPNEKGKIGIALFSAIEGPKEELRYGVFEAFTASVKGFWTITSMTVTNIWDIIIGKASFRQSIGGPVKIARMAAQQAEVGIASFLSLVAILSISLAVINIFPFPALDGGYVIFLMYELIFRREIPQKVQYYLLYAGWLLLIGLMVFVLYNDIFH